A genomic stretch from Bos javanicus breed banteng chromosome 3, ARS-OSU_banteng_1.0, whole genome shotgun sequence includes:
- the SELENBP1 gene encoding methanethiol oxidase encodes MATKCGKCGPGYPSPLEAMKGPREELVYLPCIYRNTGTEAPDYLATVDVNPKSPQYSQVIHRLPMPNLKDELHHSGWNTCSSCFGDSTKSRTKLLLPSLISSRVYVVDVATEPRAPKLHKVVEPKEIHAKCDLSYLHTSHCLASGEVMISALGDPRGNGKGGFVLLDGETFEVKGTWEQPGGAAPMGYDFWYQPRHNVMISTEWAAPNVLRDGFNPADVEAGLYGQHLHVWDWQRHERVQTLTLQDGLIPLEIRFLHNPAADQGFVGCALGSNIQRFYKNQEGTWSVEKVIQVPPKKVKGWILPEMPSLITDILLSLDDRFLYFSNWLHGDLRQYDISDPKRPRLVGQIFLGGSIVKGGPVQVLEDQELKCQPEPLVVKGKRVAGGPQMIQLSLDGTRLYVTTSLYSAWDKQFYPDLIREGSVMLQIDVDTVRGGLKLNPNFLVDFGKEPLGPALAHELRYPGGDCSSDIWL; translated from the exons ATGG CTACCAAATGTGGGAAATGCGGACCTGGCTACCCTTCCCCTCTGGAGGCCATGAAAG GACCCAGGGAGGAGCTTGTCTACCTGCCCTGCATTTACCGAAACACGGGCACTGAAGCCCCGGATTACCTGGCCACTGTGGACGTCAACCCCAAGTCTCCCCAGTATTCCCAG GTCATCCACCGGCTGCCCATGCCCAACCTGAAGGACGAACTGCATCACTCGGGATGGAACACCTGCAGCAGCTGCTTTGGGGACAGCACCAAGTCGCGCACCAAGCTGTTGCTGCCCAGCCTCATCTCCTCCCGAGTCTATGTGGTGGATGTGGCCACCGAGCCCCGTGCTCCAAAGCTGCACAAG GTCGTTGAGCCCAAGGAGATCCATGCCAAGTGTGACCTGAGCTACCTCCACACCAGCCACTGTCTGGCCAGTGGGGAGGTGATGATCAGTGCCCTGGGAGACCCCAGGGGCAATGGCAAAG GGGGTTTTGTGCTCCTGGATGGAGAGACATTTGAGGTGAAGGGGACGTGGGAGCAACCTGGAGGTGCTGCGCCTATGGGCTATGACTTCTGGTACCAACCTCGACACAATGTCATGATCAGTACTGAATGGGCAGCTCCCAATGTCTTACGAGATGGCTTCAACCCTGCTGATGTGGAGGCAG GGCTGTATGGGCAACACTTACACGTGTGGGACTGGCAGCGCCATGAGAGGGTGCAGACCCTGACTCTGCAGGATGGTCTCATCCCCCTGGAAATCCGCTTCCTACACAACCCGGCCGCTGACCAGGGCTTCGTGGGCTGTGCCCTTGGCTCCAACATCCAGCGCTTCTACAAGAACCAG GAAGGGACTTGGTCAGTGGAGAAGGTGATCCAGGTGCCCCCCAAGAAAGTGAAGGGTTGGATACTGCCTGAAATGCCAA GCCTGATCACTGACATCCTGCTGTCCCTGGACGACCGCTTCCTCTACTTCAGCAACTGGCTGCACGGGGACCTGCGACAGTATGACATCTCTGACCCCAAGAGGCCCCGCCTCGTGGGACAG ATCTTCCTCGGGGGCAGCATTGTTAAGGGAGGCCCTGTGCAGGTCTTGGAGGACCAGGAGCTAAAGTGCCAGCCAGAGCCCCTGGTGGTCAAG GGGAAGCGAGTGGCTGGAGGCCCTCAGATGATCCAGCTCAGCTTGGATGGGACCCGTCTCTATGTTACCACATCGCTATACAGTGCCTGGGACAAGCAGTTTTACCCTGATCTCATCAG GGAAGGCTCTGTGATGCTGCAGATCGACGTAGACACAGTAAGGGGAGGGCTGAAGTTGAACCCCAACTTCCTAGTGGATTTTGGGAAGGAGCCCCTTGGCCCAGCCCTGGCCCATGAGCTCCGCTACCCTGGGGGCGACTGCAGCTCTGACATCTGGCTCTGA
- the RFX5 gene encoding DNA-binding protein RFX5 isoform X1, with the protein MRSWAQFFPSLEGQKLPHARMAEDEPDAKSPKTGGRTSSGSAEAGEPTTLLQRLRGTISKAVQNKVEGILQDVQKFSDNDKLYLYLQLPSGPSTGDKSSEPSTLSNEEYMYAYRWIRNHLEEHTDTCLPKQSVYDAYRKYCESLACCRPLSTANFGKIIREIFPDIKARRLGGRGQSKYCYSGIRRKTLVSMPPLPGLDLKGSESPEMGPEVTPAPRDEVVEAACALTCDWAERILKRSFSSIVEVARFLLQQHLISARSAHAHVLKTVGLAEEDEHAPRERSSKSKNGVENLEGGSHKRPERQVQPPKELDPRAGAGPSARGERKKSVAESPAPVANNPQVNALVARLPLLLPRAPRSLIPPIRVSPPILAPKLSSGTLKMAALPLPSRAGGPQAAVPIINMILPTVPALPGPGPGPGQAPPGGLAQPRSAENREVGIGGDLGPHDKGVKRTAEVPVSEASGQDPPAKATKQDLDDTGSDAKRKRGRPRKKSGGSRERNSTPDKSAAAVDSAQSSRLPREAWASGGESNSAGGSGGPGPVGEAEKGVLAQGQEDGAVSKGGRGPSSRHAKEAEDKIPPVTPKVSVIRGSRSQKEALHLVRGEVDTSTQGNKDLKGHVLPSSIPHERKDPKAAPP; encoded by the exons ATGAGAAGTTGGGCCCAGTTTTTTCCAAGCCTGGAAGGGCAGAAACT CCCTCATGCcaggatggcagaagatgaacctgatgctaagagcccaAAGACTGGGGGAAGGACTTCCTCAGGTAGTGCTGAGGCAGGGGAACCCACCACCCTTCTTCAGAGGCTCCGAGGTACCATTTC CAAGGCCGTGCAGAACAAAGTAGAGGGGATCCTG CAAGATGTACAGAAATTCTCAGACAATGACAAGCTGTATCTCTACCTTCAGCTCCCCTCAGGGCCCAGTACTGGAGACAAAAG CTCAGAGCCAAGTACACTCAGCAACGAGGAGTACATGTATGCTTACAGGTGGATCCGCAACCACCTAGAGGAGCATACCGACACCTGCCTGCCAAAACAAAGTGTTTATGATGCCTATCG GAAGTACTGCGAGAGCCTCGCGTGTTGCCGCCCGCTCAGCACAGCCAACTTTGGCAAAATCATCAGAGAGATCTTCCCTGACATCAAGGCCCGAAGGCTTGGTGGCCGGGGCCAGTCCAA ATATTGCTACAGTGGCATACGAAGGAAGACCTTGGTATCTATGCCGCCCTTGCCTGGACTTGACCTAAAGGGCTCTGAGAGT CCAGAAATGGGCCCAGAAGTAACCCCAGCGCCTCGGGATGAGGTGGTAGAAGCAGCCTGTGCCTTGACCTGTGACTGGGCTGAGCGAATCCTGAAACGGTCCTTCAGTTCCATCGTTGAGGTTGCCCGCTTCCTGCTACAGCAGCATCTCATCTCTGCCCGATCTGCACACGCCCATGTGCTCAAAACTGTGGGACTCGCTG AAGAGGACGAACATGCCCCTCGGGAACGGTCATCTAAATCCAAGAACGGGGTAGAGAACCTGGAGGGCGGTTCTCATAAGAGACCAGAGAGACAGGTCCAG CCTCCTAAAGAGCTAGACCCCCGAGCTGGGGCTGGCCCCTCTGCacgtggagagagaaagaagagtgtAGCGGAGAGCCCGGCGCCAGTAGCCAATAACCCGCAGGTTAATGCCCTAGTGGCACGGCTGCCTCTGCTCCTCCCCCGGGCCCCTCGCTCACTTATTCCGCCAATCCGAGTCTCTCCACCCATCTTGGCCCCCAAactttcttcaggcactctgaaaATGGCTGCACTGCCTCTGCCCAGTAGGGCTGGGGGACCCCAAGCAGCTGTTCCCATCATTAACATGATCTTACCAACGGTTCCTGCTTTGCCTGGACCTGGACCTGGGCCTGGGCAAGCTCCCCCTGGGGGGCTCGCTCAGCCAAGGAGTGCAGAGAACAGGGAAGTGGGCATAGGGGGTGACCTGGGACCCCATGACAAAGGTGTCAAGAGGACAGCTGAAGTGCCTGTGAGCGAAGCCAGTGGGCAGGACCCACCAGCTAAAGCCACAAAGCAGGATCTAGACGATACAGGAAGTGATGCCAAAAGAAAACGGGGGCGCCCTCGAAAAAAATCAGGTGGAAGTAGGGAAAGGAATTCTACCCCCGACAAGTCAGCAGCTGCTGTGGACTCAGCCCAGTCCTCAAGGTTACCACGGGAGGCATGGGCCTCTGGAGGGGAGAGCAACTCAGCTGGAGGATCAGGGGGGCCAGGGCCAGTAGGAGAGGCTGAGAAGGGGgtgcttgcccaaggtcaggagGATGGCGCCGTTTCCAAAGGAGGAAGGGGCCCCAGTTCCCGTCATgccaaagaagcagaagataaaattCCTCCCGTCACCCCCAAAGTGAGCGTCATCAGGGGCAGTAGAAGCCAAAAGGAGGCTCTTCATTTGGTCAGGGGAGAAGTAGACACCTCCACACAGGGTAATAAAGACTTAAAGGGGCATGTGCTTCCGAGCTCCATTCCCCATGAGCGGAAAGACCCCAAAGCGGCACCCCCATGA
- the RFX5 gene encoding DNA-binding protein RFX5 isoform X2: protein MAEDEPDAKSPKTGGRTSSGSAEAGEPTTLLQRLRGTISKAVQNKVEGILQDVQKFSDNDKLYLYLQLPSGPSTGDKSSEPSTLSNEEYMYAYRWIRNHLEEHTDTCLPKQSVYDAYRKYCESLACCRPLSTANFGKIIREIFPDIKARRLGGRGQSKYCYSGIRRKTLVSMPPLPGLDLKGSESPEMGPEVTPAPRDEVVEAACALTCDWAERILKRSFSSIVEVARFLLQQHLISARSAHAHVLKTVGLAEEDEHAPRERSSKSKNGVENLEGGSHKRPERQVQPPKELDPRAGAGPSARGERKKSVAESPAPVANNPQVNALVARLPLLLPRAPRSLIPPIRVSPPILAPKLSSGTLKMAALPLPSRAGGPQAAVPIINMILPTVPALPGPGPGPGQAPPGGLAQPRSAENREVGIGGDLGPHDKGVKRTAEVPVSEASGQDPPAKATKQDLDDTGSDAKRKRGRPRKKSGGSRERNSTPDKSAAAVDSAQSSRLPREAWASGGESNSAGGSGGPGPVGEAEKGVLAQGQEDGAVSKGGRGPSSRHAKEAEDKIPPVTPKVSVIRGSRSQKEALHLVRGEVDTSTQGNKDLKGHVLPSSIPHERKDPKAAPP, encoded by the exons atggcagaagatgaacctgatgctaagagcccaAAGACTGGGGGAAGGACTTCCTCAGGTAGTGCTGAGGCAGGGGAACCCACCACCCTTCTTCAGAGGCTCCGAGGTACCATTTC CAAGGCCGTGCAGAACAAAGTAGAGGGGATCCTG CAAGATGTACAGAAATTCTCAGACAATGACAAGCTGTATCTCTACCTTCAGCTCCCCTCAGGGCCCAGTACTGGAGACAAAAG CTCAGAGCCAAGTACACTCAGCAACGAGGAGTACATGTATGCTTACAGGTGGATCCGCAACCACCTAGAGGAGCATACCGACACCTGCCTGCCAAAACAAAGTGTTTATGATGCCTATCG GAAGTACTGCGAGAGCCTCGCGTGTTGCCGCCCGCTCAGCACAGCCAACTTTGGCAAAATCATCAGAGAGATCTTCCCTGACATCAAGGCCCGAAGGCTTGGTGGCCGGGGCCAGTCCAA ATATTGCTACAGTGGCATACGAAGGAAGACCTTGGTATCTATGCCGCCCTTGCCTGGACTTGACCTAAAGGGCTCTGAGAGT CCAGAAATGGGCCCAGAAGTAACCCCAGCGCCTCGGGATGAGGTGGTAGAAGCAGCCTGTGCCTTGACCTGTGACTGGGCTGAGCGAATCCTGAAACGGTCCTTCAGTTCCATCGTTGAGGTTGCCCGCTTCCTGCTACAGCAGCATCTCATCTCTGCCCGATCTGCACACGCCCATGTGCTCAAAACTGTGGGACTCGCTG AAGAGGACGAACATGCCCCTCGGGAACGGTCATCTAAATCCAAGAACGGGGTAGAGAACCTGGAGGGCGGTTCTCATAAGAGACCAGAGAGACAGGTCCAG CCTCCTAAAGAGCTAGACCCCCGAGCTGGGGCTGGCCCCTCTGCacgtggagagagaaagaagagtgtAGCGGAGAGCCCGGCGCCAGTAGCCAATAACCCGCAGGTTAATGCCCTAGTGGCACGGCTGCCTCTGCTCCTCCCCCGGGCCCCTCGCTCACTTATTCCGCCAATCCGAGTCTCTCCACCCATCTTGGCCCCCAAactttcttcaggcactctgaaaATGGCTGCACTGCCTCTGCCCAGTAGGGCTGGGGGACCCCAAGCAGCTGTTCCCATCATTAACATGATCTTACCAACGGTTCCTGCTTTGCCTGGACCTGGACCTGGGCCTGGGCAAGCTCCCCCTGGGGGGCTCGCTCAGCCAAGGAGTGCAGAGAACAGGGAAGTGGGCATAGGGGGTGACCTGGGACCCCATGACAAAGGTGTCAAGAGGACAGCTGAAGTGCCTGTGAGCGAAGCCAGTGGGCAGGACCCACCAGCTAAAGCCACAAAGCAGGATCTAGACGATACAGGAAGTGATGCCAAAAGAAAACGGGGGCGCCCTCGAAAAAAATCAGGTGGAAGTAGGGAAAGGAATTCTACCCCCGACAAGTCAGCAGCTGCTGTGGACTCAGCCCAGTCCTCAAGGTTACCACGGGAGGCATGGGCCTCTGGAGGGGAGAGCAACTCAGCTGGAGGATCAGGGGGGCCAGGGCCAGTAGGAGAGGCTGAGAAGGGGgtgcttgcccaaggtcaggagGATGGCGCCGTTTCCAAAGGAGGAAGGGGCCCCAGTTCCCGTCATgccaaagaagcagaagataaaattCCTCCCGTCACCCCCAAAGTGAGCGTCATCAGGGGCAGTAGAAGCCAAAAGGAGGCTCTTCATTTGGTCAGGGGAGAAGTAGACACCTCCACACAGGGTAATAAAGACTTAAAGGGGCATGTGCTTCCGAGCTCCATTCCCCATGAGCGGAAAGACCCCAAAGCGGCACCCCCATGA